A portion of the Thermotoga sp. SG1 genome contains these proteins:
- a CDS encoding ABC transporter substrate-binding protein: MRKWLLFMVILAVVGVVFGKVNFASTQMTPAAEREFMLNKLAEFSKSSGIDVEFLNFEYPQLFSRLQAEIRAGRTTLNLVADLQGNLYIMASEGLLSDLKDLKFEGKTFIETLEKFAYVNGEKIFVPWLQATYVMAVNKKAFDYLPRGLSRDDVIKGTEKWTYEALLEWAKNIYEKTGQPLLGFPIGPKGLWHRFLHGYIYPSFTGAQALKFDSVRAVEMWNYLKELFKYVHPASSTWDGMADPLLREEVWIAWDHTARLKPAIVEKPDAFVAVPVPRGPMGRGYIIVLVGLAIPKGADFEEPAKVIDYLTSSEMQVEILKNVGFFPVVQEAVGAVPEGALKVLAEGVINQSATKDSVVSFIPSLGPKSGEFTETYRMAFTRIVFQGEDPAKVVKELGERIRWMFKETGAELPEPDASLF; this comes from the coding sequence GTGAGAAAGTGGTTGCTTTTCATGGTGATTCTGGCAGTTGTCGGTGTCGTTTTTGGTAAGGTGAATTTTGCTTCCACACAGATGACACCGGCGGCAGAGAGGGAGTTCATGCTGAACAAACTGGCGGAATTTTCGAAGTCGTCGGGCATCGACGTGGAATTTCTCAACTTCGAATACCCACAACTTTTCAGCAGGCTCCAGGCAGAAATCAGGGCAGGAAGGACCACGTTGAACCTTGTAGCGGATCTTCAGGGAAATCTCTACATAATGGCATCTGAAGGACTTTTGAGTGATCTCAAGGACCTCAAATTCGAAGGAAAGACCTTCATTGAAACACTCGAAAAATTCGCTTACGTCAACGGCGAAAAGATCTTCGTCCCCTGGCTTCAGGCAACGTACGTTATGGCCGTCAACAAGAAGGCGTTTGACTATCTGCCTCGCGGACTGTCCAGAGATGATGTGATCAAAGGAACAGAAAAATGGACCTATGAAGCTCTGCTTGAGTGGGCAAAGAACATCTACGAGAAAACGGGTCAGCCTCTTCTTGGCTTCCCAATCGGACCGAAGGGTCTCTGGCACAGATTCCTCCATGGTTACATTTATCCTTCCTTCACGGGAGCCCAGGCTCTGAAATTCGACAGTGTGAGAGCCGTTGAAATGTGGAACTACCTGAAAGAACTCTTCAAATACGTTCATCCCGCAAGTTCCACCTGGGATGGCATGGCGGATCCCCTCTTGAGGGAAGAAGTGTGGATCGCCTGGGACCACACGGCAAGGCTGAAACCTGCCATCGTTGAAAAACCAGATGCTTTTGTTGCCGTTCCCGTTCCTAGGGGACCGATGGGAAGAGGATACATCATCGTTCTTGTGGGACTCGCAATTCCAAAGGGAGCAGATTTTGAAGAACCGGCGAAGGTGATAGACTACCTCACCTCTTCGGAGATGCAGGTTGAAATCCTCAAAAACGTGGGATTCTTCCCCGTCGTTCAGGAAGCGGTCGGTGCTGTGCCGGAAGGCGCTCTCAAGGTCCTGGCGGAAGGTGTGATAAACCAGTCTGCCACGAAAGATTCAGTTGTATCCTTCATACCGAGTCTTGGGCCAAAGAGCGGAGAGTTCACCGAAACCTACAGAATGGCGTTCACGAGAATTGTCTTTCAGGGTGAAGATCCAGCGAAGGTAGTGAAAGAACTCGGTGAGCGAATCAGGTGGATGTTTAAAGAAACTGGAGCGGAACTTCCGGAACCGGACGCAAGTCTCTTCTGA